The DNA sequence TCAGTTTCACAGCGGATCGGCAAGGATACACGTGCTTCTCTTCTCAACAAAATGGcaatcattttcatgaaatgCATGAAGACGAAATTATATTCTCTGCAAAACCTGGTGACAACTCAATCCAAGACGAGAATTTACAAGCCAAGGAATTCGAGGAGGCTTACGGCGAGATCGAATATTTCGAAGAGGTGGTTTGCAGCACTAGTAGTGGTTTTACAGGTGACTTTCAGAGAAAAGAAGTGGCGCACCAAGATGATGCGAGGGACAGGGAAAATACAGAAAAAGAAGACGATCCACCCTTATACCCATCTTGCCCTTTACGACTCTCCGAGAGCATATTGCTTATCATGACATTGGCAATTCGACATAAGCTAACTGGAGATGCTTTGGGCGACGTGATCAAACTCGTTGATTTGCACTGTGTCCCAGGACCTAATAGCCACTCAGTTAAAACCTTGAGAGAATTGAAGTCTTACTTTACGAACTCCAAAGAATCTTTGGACTTGTTTTACTACTGCAAATGTTGTTATAGTTTGCTTCCTACGGAACACACTGCAGTTTGTCCCATATGTGTTACAGACCTGAGCGTATCCTCATCAAAGAGCTACTTCGTGGTCTTGCCAATTGAACATCAACTATCGAAGTTTTTGTCACGTGAGTAACAAGTctaaatcaaatatttttcactgAAGTATAGATTAATTAATAAAGCAATAATTTAGCTAATGATCATGAGCCTGCAAAAATTTCTGCTGTTGTTGTAAACAACACTTTTGCACATAATTTTTATAGTAAAGACTGGTATAGGAGAACTCTCATTAGGATGACCAAATGGTGGCTACAGGCTCACCTAATTCATAGAGGTCTAACTCAAGGAGGTATAATGATGCCATAATTCCTTGCATTACAGGTGAAGGCTTTTATGAGGACTTGTCTTACCGTTTTACAAGGCCAAAGACTGCAGACTGCATCTGTGACGTTTATGATGGAAATCAATATCACAAATTGTTTTCTAAAGGAGGAGTATTGTCAGATCAAAACAATCTGTCACTGAAAGTCAATACTGATGGGGTTCCTATCTTCAAGTCATCAGGATTTTCGTTATGGCCcatattttttgaaataaatgaactGCCACCTAAGAAAAGGTAAAAACTGATTGAGCTGTtttaatatgaaatatttttcctgCTGGTGAATTTCTTATCATTACATGTTCAAGTCCTGTATTTTAAGTCTTTTAATCAGTAATATTAATTAGAATGACTGACATCAAGgtaattgataataatgataaaaatgatgaaaatagaaataataataattagtgaaCAACAGGTCGACTTGTTTCATGCACTATGAAGGAAGGGATTCAAGCTACACTACTTAGATGTATGCAGTCATATTACAGTTACTGAAATAATGTTGGTAACATACATCAATACATTGTATTAGGAGACAAGTGAACAACCTAGTGATGGGAGGCCTTTGGTTTGGAGAACACAAACCAGTCATGGGAACGTTCCTGAAACCATTCCAAGAAGCACTGTCCAGACTTGAAATTCAGGGTATATAGTCTTTTGTATATATTTTATAACTTCCTTTAAAAGTCTGTCACTATACACCGTAGTTTAACAATTTAATGTGTTGTTTTTAGATTCTGTTTAATATATATTATCACTGTCAGAGGTTATTACTTCCTAACTTAATCATGTACAATATGTACCTTATTCATAccttatttattatttgattttgtaaTACAGCACTAATAACAGTCATGtgttaatgttttcttttttttcacaaagggACAACTTTTCAGCTCCCAAACAAGGAAACAATTATGTCAAAGGTCTACTTAGTCAGTGGTATCTTTGACCTACCAGCTAAGAGCATGGTATTGGAAGAAATCCAGTACAATGGGTTCTGTGGATGTACCTACTGTGTCGAAGCAGGAAAATCAGTGAAAGCTAAAGATGGCGGACGTGGTTGGGTGCATGTTTACCCATTTAATGATGAGTCAGAAACAGGCCATGCAGAACGACGTACCCATAAAGGTATGATAGCCAATGGAAAGAAGTCCCTACAGGATCCTCTTGGAAAACCAGTGAGCATTTCTGACAAATTTCTGCATTTTGTATCATGTTTACTTTCGTAGGTTTTCACTGAGAAACAGGTGTGTTTGTTATATGACACACTAGATTCTAAGGACAACTTTCAAAGACACTGTTGTTGTGCTGAAGTGTAGGATTTTGTATTCTTTAATAGGTTTTTGGAGTAAGAGGAGTGTGCCAATTTGCCAGTCTTAAATACTTTGATGTGGTTGATGGTGTTGCAGTAGATTACATGCATGGGATTTTACTTGGAGTTAGCAAACAGCTCCTTAAACTATGGCTGGACTCACAATTCAGTGGCGAGGACTGGTACTGTGGAACTCTTGTTGCCTTAATTGATGACAGGTTAATGAGCATTAAACCACCAAATGTTATTACCAGAGTTCCAAGATCCCTGGAACATCACAGGAAATACTGGAAaggtatttaaattttaaatactTGCGCTTTTTCAACATAATTATACTTATTTTCATACATGAGCAATAGATTGCCCTGGGTCAGATGCCTATCGATGTAGGTTTAATTGAATCCATTATTTTCTTGAGGTTGAGTTTGcataaataaatgattttgCTATATAAAGTTTTAatatttgcatgataatactttttcatcattttgggTAGTATTTGAATGGAAATATCACAATATACATAAATTTCTATCTGTGTTGTATTTTGTCTTGGCAGCCTCAGAACTGCGTTCTTGGGTGTTCCACTATAGCCTTCCATGTTTAAGAGGAATCCTGCCAGAAAAATACTTAAATCACTATTTACTTCTGGTAAATGCAATCTGGCTTTTAAACCAAGAGTCGATCACCAAGGAAGACCTTGCTTGCAGTAATTTCTGTTTACTCAAGTTTGTTCTGTATTTCGATGGCCTGTATGGTAAGTTGAATTTGTTGATAATTAATAGGgttatatttcttttcaggATACCAGATTAGGCCTAAGATACTGGTAATTCTAACTGTAGGTTCAAACACTGTTAGAACTAGATTGTCACCATAAGTTTCAATTTGATGGTACCCTTACTTGTGAATTTTGGAGCAAAATCAATACAGTTTTTATGTTTGCATTATAATGCTGGACAATTGAGGTAATAAAAGTGTAAGCTGCAAGACATCAGTTATTACCGGAAAATTCAAGATTATCAACTcaagaaaattcaagaattGAAAACACTTCAGCTAGCCAATGCCTTTGCTTACAAGCAAACTTTATTATGTAGACATTAacattatgtaaatttttcaatttctgcaGGAGAGCGCCATTTGACTATTAATGTGCATAATTTGCTACATGTGCACAGATCAGTGTCACAGCTTGGCCCTCTTTGGGCAAACTcatcatttgaatttgaagatGCCAATGGGGACCTAAAGGCTTTGTTCCATGGTTCTCAGAACATTGATATGCAGGTAATCACAGCTCACATATTTTTCCGAATAACAAAGGTTGAAGTGCATGATGAATACAGCTTGAATATTTGCACAGCAAAGCAGCTAATTGTAACTTCGATAAAATTTCAatcacaattattataataa is a window from the Acropora palmata chromosome 1, jaAcrPala1.3, whole genome shotgun sequence genome containing:
- the LOC141880960 gene encoding uncharacterized protein LOC141880960, giving the protein MNSQTNGRKRKRYNTFRASCNPVPPKRSFRRHLKAISSQIPRDNPVPTNVSFTADRQGYTCFSSQQNGNHFHEMHEDEIIFSAKPGDNSIQDENLQAKEFEEAYGEIEYFEEVVCSTSSGFTGDFQRKEVAHQDDARDRENTEKEDDPPLYPSCPLRLSESILLIMTLAIRHKLTGDALGDVIKLVDLHCVPGPNSHSVKTLRELKSYFTNSKESLDLFYYCKCCYSLLPTEHTAVCPICVTDLSVSSSKSYFVVLPIEHQLSKFLSREGFYEDLSYRFTRPKTADCICDVYDGNQYHKLFSKGGVLSDQNNLSLKVNTDGVPIFKSSGFSLWPIFFEINELPPKKRRQVNNLVMGGLWFGEHKPVMGTFLKPFQEALSRLEIQGTTFQLPNKETIMSKVYLVSGIFDLPAKSMVLEEIQYNGFCGCTYCVEAGKSVKAKDGGRGWVHVYPFNDESETGHAERRTHKGMIANGKKSLQDPLGKPVFGVRGVCQFASLKYFDVVDGVAVDYMHGILLGVSKQLLKLWLDSQFSGEDWYCGTLVALIDDRLMSIKPPNVITRVPRSLEHHRKYWKASELRSWVFHYSLPCLRGILPEKYLNHYLLLVNAIWLLNQESITKEDLACSNFCLLKFVLYFDGLYGERHLTINVHNLLHVHRSVSQLGPLWANSSFEFEDANGDLKALFHGSQNIDMQIVTSISAMQSLPELSRRLEKDSPAAKFYSKLKFGAQSKVTPIGQGIFKLGAASKCSLALNIKAKLVQSLGMMPFGTVKKFSRIKIGRQVFHSKAYSRVSKRNSFTVVYKEKADQFESYGQIQFFLLHQPPCSHRPLHPCQLCEGTPFAVIWKLEPEPSVQFADSESEITLNHIQAVKKPRCED